The following coding sequences are from one Tepidamorphus gemmatus window:
- a CDS encoding error-prone DNA polymerase — protein MTHRYAELAVTTNFSFLRGASRPAELVTQALALGHVGIGIADRNTVAGVVRAHAALEEIRDTVRKQSGDRDDLPFRLIVGARLAFCDGIPDILAYPETRAGWGRLCRLLTAGKLRAEKGDCLLKLDDLLARAGDLLLIVMPDRRTDGLRDLLGRLGEAAPGAVRLAASLHHRGDDRRRLAELKRLAQHAGTPLLAVNDVLYHHPDRRPLQDVVTCIREGVRIEAAGRLLEMNAERHLKPPAEMARLFRDAPEAIAETVNCLARIDFSLTELKYDYPDEPVPPGWTAQGWLEELTWRRAGLRYPAGIPAKVEQLLREELALIARLDYARYFLTIHDIVRYAEDQGILCQGRGSAANSAVCFVLGITSVDPAEHELLFARFISAERREPPDIDVDFEHERREEVIQHIYRRYGRARAGLAATVITYRPKSAIREVGKVLGLTEDVTARLAGTVWGSWGGDAIRDSQIREAGLDPANPLIRRAINLATALLGFPRHLSQHVGGFVLTRGRLDELVPIGNAAMAERTFIEWDKDDIDTLGLMKVDVLGLGMLTCIRKAFELIAANGGPKLDLAGVPREDPAVYDMLCEGDSIGVFQVESRAQINMLPRLKPRRFYDLVIQVAIVRPGPIQGDMVHPYLRRRNGLEKVEYPSPAPPHDPHELRNVLHRTLGVPLFQEQAMKIAMVAAEFSPDEANGLRRAMATFRHTGTIHTFEAKMVEGMVRRGYTRAFAERCFNQIKGFGEYGFPESHAAAFARLVYVSAWLKCHHPAAFACALLNSQPMGFYAPAQIVRDARAHGVEVRPIDIAASDWDNSLERRPDGTLALRLGLRQIDGFHEAWADTLVARRGAGYESIEMLWRRTALPHRAFRLLADADAFRSLGLDRRAALWAVRRLPDDKPLPLFAATQARELGAEPATDLPAMPLAEHVVADYQTTRLSLKAHPMAFLRDLFRGEGVKTCADLAGMRDGARASVAGVVLVRQRPGKGNAIFMTLEDETGIANLLIWARRFERYRRQIMSARLALADGQLQKSPEGVVHLIVTALHDRSDELQRLSDAHSARLELSRADEIRRPLYQRPDHPRNAGHPREVRIIPKSRDFH, from the coding sequence ATGACCCACCGCTACGCGGAACTCGCCGTCACCACCAACTTCTCCTTCCTGCGCGGCGCCTCCCGCCCGGCCGAGCTGGTCACGCAGGCACTGGCACTGGGACATGTCGGCATCGGCATCGCCGACCGCAACACCGTGGCCGGCGTGGTGCGCGCCCACGCCGCCCTTGAGGAGATCCGCGACACCGTGCGCAAGCAGTCCGGCGACCGGGACGACCTGCCCTTCCGGCTGATCGTCGGAGCGCGGCTCGCCTTCTGCGACGGCATACCGGACATCCTCGCCTATCCCGAGACCCGCGCGGGCTGGGGACGCCTGTGCCGGCTGCTGACGGCCGGCAAGCTCAGGGCGGAGAAGGGCGACTGCCTGTTGAAGCTCGACGATCTGCTGGCAAGGGCCGGCGACCTCCTGCTCATCGTGATGCCGGACCGGCGGACGGACGGACTGCGGGATCTGCTGGGAAGGCTCGGCGAGGCCGCCCCCGGCGCGGTGCGCCTTGCCGCCAGCCTGCACCACCGCGGCGACGACCGCCGCCGGCTGGCGGAACTGAAGCGGCTCGCGCAACACGCCGGTACGCCGCTTCTCGCCGTCAACGACGTGCTCTACCACCATCCCGACCGACGGCCGCTGCAGGACGTGGTGACCTGCATCCGCGAGGGAGTGCGGATCGAGGCTGCCGGCCGCCTCTTGGAGATGAACGCCGAGCGCCACCTGAAGCCGCCGGCCGAAATGGCGCGGCTGTTCCGCGACGCGCCGGAGGCGATCGCCGAGACGGTGAACTGCCTGGCGCGGATCGACTTCTCGCTGACCGAACTGAAATACGACTATCCCGACGAGCCAGTGCCGCCCGGCTGGACCGCGCAGGGCTGGCTCGAGGAACTGACCTGGCGGCGCGCCGGCCTGCGCTATCCCGCCGGCATCCCCGCGAAGGTCGAGCAGCTCCTGCGCGAGGAACTGGCGCTGATCGCCCGGCTCGACTACGCGCGCTATTTCCTGACCATCCACGACATCGTCCGCTACGCAGAGGACCAGGGCATCCTCTGCCAGGGCCGCGGCTCGGCGGCCAATTCCGCCGTCTGCTTCGTGCTCGGCATCACCTCCGTCGATCCGGCCGAGCACGAACTGCTGTTCGCCCGCTTCATCTCCGCCGAGCGCCGCGAGCCGCCGGACATCGACGTCGATTTCGAGCACGAACGGCGCGAGGAGGTGATCCAGCACATCTATCGGCGTTACGGCCGGGCGCGCGCCGGCCTCGCCGCCACCGTCATCACCTACCGACCGAAGAGCGCCATCCGCGAGGTCGGCAAGGTGCTGGGCCTGACCGAGGACGTCACCGCCCGGCTCGCCGGCACGGTGTGGGGAAGCTGGGGCGGCGACGCGATCCGCGACTCGCAGATCCGCGAGGCGGGCCTTGATCCGGCCAATCCGCTGATCCGCCGGGCGATCAATCTCGCCACCGCGCTGCTCGGCTTCCCACGCCATCTCTCCCAGCATGTCGGCGGCTTCGTGCTCACCCGCGGCCGGCTCGACGAACTGGTGCCGATCGGCAATGCGGCGATGGCGGAGCGCACCTTCATCGAGTGGGACAAGGACGATATAGACACGCTCGGGCTGATGAAGGTCGATGTGCTCGGCCTCGGCATGCTGACCTGCATCCGCAAGGCCTTCGAGCTGATCGCGGCGAATGGCGGCCCGAAGCTCGATCTCGCCGGCGTGCCCCGGGAGGATCCGGCCGTCTACGACATGCTGTGCGAGGGCGATTCCATCGGCGTCTTCCAGGTGGAGAGCCGGGCGCAGATCAACATGCTGCCCAGGTTGAAACCGAGACGGTTCTACGATCTCGTCATCCAGGTCGCCATCGTCCGCCCCGGACCGATCCAGGGCGACATGGTGCATCCCTACCTGCGCCGCCGCAACGGTCTCGAGAAGGTCGAGTATCCCTCCCCCGCCCCGCCGCACGATCCGCACGAGCTGCGCAACGTGCTGCACCGGACGCTGGGCGTGCCGCTGTTCCAGGAACAGGCCATGAAGATCGCGATGGTCGCCGCCGAGTTCAGCCCCGACGAGGCGAACGGGCTGCGCCGGGCGATGGCGACCTTCCGTCATACCGGCACCATCCACACCTTCGAGGCGAAGATGGTCGAGGGCATGGTCCGGCGCGGCTACACGCGCGCGTTCGCCGAACGCTGCTTCAACCAGATCAAGGGTTTCGGCGAGTACGGTTTCCCCGAATCCCATGCCGCCGCCTTCGCCCGGCTGGTCTATGTCTCGGCCTGGCTAAAGTGTCACCACCCGGCCGCCTTCGCCTGCGCGCTGCTCAATTCCCAGCCGATGGGCTTCTACGCGCCTGCCCAGATCGTGCGCGACGCGCGCGCGCACGGCGTCGAGGTCCGGCCGATCGACATCGCCGCCAGCGACTGGGACAACTCGCTCGAGCGGCGCCCGGACGGGACGCTGGCGCTGCGGCTCGGCCTGCGCCAGATCGACGGCTTCCACGAGGCCTGGGCGGACACCCTGGTCGCAAGGCGCGGCGCCGGCTACGAGAGCATCGAGATGCTGTGGCGGCGCACCGCCCTGCCGCACCGGGCCTTCAGACTGCTCGCCGACGCCGACGCCTTCCGCTCGCTCGGCCTCGACCGGCGCGCCGCGCTCTGGGCGGTCAGACGCCTGCCGGACGACAAGCCGCTGCCGCTGTTCGCGGCGACGCAGGCGCGCGAACTGGGCGCCGAGCCGGCGACGGACCTGCCTGCCATGCCGCTCGCCGAACATGTCGTCGCCGACTACCAGACGACGCGGCTGTCGCTGAAGGCGCATCCGATGGCCTTCCTGCGCGACCTGTTCCGCGGTGAGGGGGTGAAGACCTGCGCCGATCTTGCCGGCATGCGCGACGGCGCCCGGGCCAGCGTCGCCGGCGTCGTGCTGGTGCGCCAGCGGCCGGGCAAGGGCAACGCCATCTTCATGACGCTCGAGGACGAGACCGGCATCGCCAACCTGCTGATCTGGGCACGCCGCTTCGAGCGCTACCGCCGCCAGATCATGTCGGCGCGGCTGGCACTCGCCGACGGACAGCTGCAGAAGAGCCCGGAAGGCGTGGTGCATCTGATCGTCACCGCCCTGCACGACCGCAGCGACGAATTGCAGCGCCTCTCCGACGCCCACTCCGCCCGCCTCGAGCTCTCCCGCGCCGACGAGATCCGGCGTCCGCTCTACCAGCGCCCCGACCACCCGCGTAACGCCGGCCACCCGCGCGAGGTGCGCATCATCCCGAAGTCGCGGGACTTCCACTGA
- a CDS encoding enoyl-CoA hydratase-related protein: MAAPLHITRNGAILEIVLDRPKANAIDARTSREMGAVFAAFRDDPGLRVAILTGAGDRFFSAGWDLKAAAQGESAEADYGIGGFGGFPALPDLNKPVITAINGMAVAGGFEIAIAGDIVLAADHAEMWFSETHMGLVADTGAFRLPRQIPRVLAMELLLTGRRLKAEEAVRIGLVNRAVPGPRLMEAAREIAAAIVRGAPLAVEATKEIVRMTEAVPVADCYAMMREGRFPTYKRLMASPDVEEGARAFVEGREPVWRG, encoded by the coding sequence ATGGCCGCACCGCTCCACATCACCCGCAACGGCGCGATCCTCGAGATCGTGCTCGATCGGCCGAAGGCGAATGCCATCGACGCGAGGACCAGCCGCGAGATGGGGGCGGTGTTCGCGGCCTTCCGCGACGATCCGGGTCTGCGGGTGGCGATCCTGACCGGGGCCGGAGATCGGTTCTTCTCGGCGGGCTGGGACCTGAAGGCGGCGGCGCAGGGCGAATCGGCCGAAGCCGACTACGGGATCGGCGGCTTCGGCGGGTTTCCCGCGCTGCCCGATCTCAACAAGCCGGTCATCACCGCGATCAACGGCATGGCGGTGGCCGGCGGCTTCGAGATCGCGATCGCGGGCGACATCGTGCTCGCCGCCGATCATGCCGAGATGTGGTTCAGCGAGACCCACATGGGGCTCGTCGCCGACACCGGTGCCTTCCGCCTGCCGCGGCAGATCCCGCGCGTGCTGGCGATGGAACTGCTGCTGACCGGCCGGCGGCTGAAGGCGGAGGAGGCGGTGCGGATCGGCCTCGTCAATCGCGCGGTTCCCGGGCCGCGGCTCATGGAGGCCGCGCGCGAGATTGCGGCGGCGATCGTGCGCGGCGCACCGCTGGCGGTCGAGGCAACCAAGGAGATCGTCCGCATGACCGAGGCGGTTCCGGTCGCCGACTGCTATGCGATGATGCGCGAGGGGAGGTTCCCGACCTACAAGCGGCTGATGGCGAGCCCCGACGTCGAAGAAGGGGCGCGGGCCTTCGTCGAGGGGCGCGAGCCGGTCTGGCGGGGATGA
- a CDS encoding acyl-CoA dehydrogenase family protein yields MNFALTPEQEMIVATVRGFVERELYPLEAEVERSGEVAPEVARMIRDRVKALGFYAPNVPVEFGGGGLDTLSFTLLERELGRASMALTVFWGRPSNILIACTEEQRARYLAPCVAGEKIDCLAITEPDAGSDVRAMKTTARRDGGDWVLNGTKHFISHADVADFAIVFAVTGETDTPRGPRRELTCFLVDRGTPGFEIRKGYRSVSHRGYHNCILTFDDCRVSGAQVLGEVGGGMAVMNTWLFSTRLTVAAFAVGRARRVLDMAVGWAASRRQFGRRIGEFQGTGFKLADMVTEIDAADWLTLAAAWKVDQGQDANREIASAKLFATEMLGRVTDNAVQIFGGMGLMDELPIERFWRDARVERIWDGTSEIQRHIIARMLLEGAGR; encoded by the coding sequence ATGAACTTCGCCCTCACCCCCGAGCAGGAGATGATCGTCGCGACCGTGCGCGGCTTCGTGGAGAGGGAGCTCTATCCGTTGGAGGCGGAGGTGGAGCGCAGCGGCGAGGTGGCCCCCGAAGTGGCGCGGATGATCCGCGACCGGGTGAAGGCGCTCGGCTTCTACGCGCCCAACGTGCCCGTCGAGTTCGGCGGTGGTGGGCTTGACACGCTCAGCTTCACGCTGCTCGAGCGCGAGCTGGGTCGTGCCTCGATGGCGCTCACGGTGTTCTGGGGGCGGCCGTCGAACATCCTGATCGCCTGTACCGAGGAGCAGCGCGCGCGCTATCTCGCCCCCTGCGTCGCCGGCGAGAAGATCGATTGCCTCGCCATCACCGAGCCGGACGCAGGCTCTGACGTGCGCGCGATGAAGACCACCGCCCGGCGTGACGGCGGCGATTGGGTGCTCAACGGCACGAAGCACTTCATCAGCCATGCCGACGTGGCGGATTTCGCGATCGTCTTCGCTGTCACCGGCGAGACCGATACGCCGCGCGGACCGCGCCGGGAGCTGACCTGCTTCCTGGTCGACCGCGGCACGCCCGGCTTCGAGATCCGCAAGGGCTACCGGTCGGTGTCGCATCGCGGCTACCACAACTGCATCCTCACCTTCGACGACTGCCGCGTGTCCGGTGCACAGGTGCTGGGCGAGGTCGGCGGCGGCATGGCGGTGATGAACACCTGGCTGTTCTCCACCAGGCTGACCGTCGCCGCCTTCGCCGTCGGCCGGGCGCGGCGGGTGCTCGACATGGCGGTCGGCTGGGCCGCCTCGCGCCGGCAGTTCGGCCGGCGGATCGGCGAGTTCCAGGGCACCGGCTTCAAGCTCGCCGACATGGTGACGGAGATCGATGCGGCCGACTGGCTCACGCTCGCCGCCGCCTGGAAGGTGGACCAGGGGCAGGACGCCAACCGCGAGATCGCCTCGGCCAAGCTGTTCGCCACCGAGATGCTCGGCCGCGTCACCGACAATGCGGTCCAGATCTTCGGTGGCATGGGGCTGATGGATGAACTGCCGATCGAGCGCTTCTGGCGCGATGCCCGTGTCGAGCGCATCTGGGACGGCACCAGCGAGATCCAGCGCCACATCATCGCCCGGATGCTGCTCGAGGGGGCGGGGCGGTGA
- a CDS encoding carnitine 3-dehydrogenase, with product MPDIRRVGLIGGGVIGSGWAARCLLSGLDVDLYDPDPEIARKTEEVLANARRAWGRLFPDARPPEGRLRIVGSLREAVAEADFVQESLPERIELKRRVLAAASRPARPDTIFASSTSGLLPSDIQAEMAGPQRLVVGHPFNPVYLMPLVEVCGGALTSEDARQRAAAFYRSIGMRPLMLHKEIDGFIADRLMEALWREALWLVHDGVATTAEIDDAIRYGPGIRWSFMGTFLIYRIAGGEAGMRHFMAQFGPALKWPWTRLTDVPELTEAFLDRLAAQSDAQAAGTSIRDLERLRDDCLVSVLSALRARGYAAGEVVKRQEETLWDKAQAGAIAAIGDLSQPLRLHRARVEADWIDYNGHMTESRYLYVFGNAADALFRCVGIDTAYHAAGFSYYTVETHIMNLAEVSVDEPIHVTIQVLGVDPKRLHIFHRLYRSSDDRLLATAEQMLIHVDTRLGRAVPADPAVRGRLEAIAEAQKDLPKPPEAGRAIGMGRG from the coding sequence ATGCCTGACATCCGCAGGGTCGGACTGATCGGTGGCGGGGTGATCGGCTCGGGGTGGGCGGCACGGTGCCTGCTGTCCGGCCTCGATGTCGATCTCTACGACCCCGATCCGGAGATCGCCCGCAAGACAGAGGAAGTGCTCGCAAACGCCCGGCGCGCCTGGGGGCGGCTGTTCCCGGATGCGCGGCCGCCGGAGGGGCGGCTCAGGATTGTCGGCAGCCTCCGCGAAGCCGTGGCGGAGGCGGACTTCGTCCAGGAGAGTCTTCCCGAACGGATCGAGCTGAAGCGTCGGGTGCTTGCGGCAGCGAGCCGGCCGGCGCGGCCCGACACGATCTTCGCCTCGTCCACATCCGGCCTCCTGCCAAGCGACATCCAGGCCGAGATGGCGGGTCCGCAACGGCTGGTCGTCGGTCATCCGTTCAATCCGGTATACCTGATGCCGCTGGTCGAGGTCTGCGGCGGGGCGCTGACATCGGAAGATGCGAGACAGCGCGCGGCGGCCTTCTACCGGTCGATCGGCATGCGGCCGCTGATGCTGCACAAGGAGATCGACGGCTTCATCGCCGACCGGCTGATGGAGGCCCTGTGGCGCGAGGCGCTGTGGCTCGTCCACGACGGTGTCGCCACCACGGCGGAGATCGACGACGCGATCCGCTACGGCCCCGGCATCCGCTGGTCGTTCATGGGCACGTTCCTGATCTACCGGATCGCCGGCGGCGAGGCGGGGATGCGCCACTTCATGGCGCAGTTCGGTCCGGCGCTGAAATGGCCGTGGACGAGGCTGACGGACGTTCCGGAACTGACCGAGGCGTTCCTCGACAGGCTTGCCGCCCAGTCGGACGCGCAGGCCGCCGGCACCTCGATCCGCGATCTCGAACGGCTGCGCGATGATTGCCTCGTCTCGGTGCTCTCGGCGCTGCGCGCGCGGGGATATGCCGCCGGCGAGGTGGTCAAGCGCCAGGAGGAAACGCTCTGGGACAAGGCGCAAGCCGGCGCCATTGCAGCAATCGGCGACCTTTCGCAGCCGCTCAGGCTGCACCGGGCGCGCGTCGAGGCCGACTGGATCGACTACAATGGCCACATGACCGAGAGCCGCTACCTCTATGTCTTCGGCAATGCGGCGGACGCGCTGTTCCGGTGTGTGGGCATCGACACCGCCTATCACGCGGCGGGCTTCAGCTACTACACGGTCGAGACGCACATCATGAACCTGGCGGAGGTCTCGGTGGACGAGCCGATCCATGTGACGATCCAGGTGCTCGGCGTCGATCCGAAGCGGCTGCACATCTTCCATCGGCTGTATCGGTCCTCTGACGACAGGCTGCTGGCGACGGCCGAGCAGATGCTGATCCATGTCGACACGCGGCTCGGTCGCGCGGTGCCGGCCGATCCGGCGGTCAGGGGGCGGCTCGAGGCGATCGCCGAGGCGCAGAAGGACCTGCCGAAGCCGCCAGAGGCCGGCCGGGCCATCGGGATGGGGAGGGGATAA
- a CDS encoding 3-keto-5-aminohexanoate cleavage protein — MNTDVFITCAVTGAGDTVDKSEHVPVTPAEIAAAAIEAAKAGAAIAHIHVRDPATGKGSRDPRLYAEVVERVRSSGVDVVLNLTAGMGGDLVLGGTERPLPLDATGTDMAGATERLVHVEHLLPEICTLDCGSMNFAAGGDYVMTNTPDMLRAMARRIRAAGVRPELEVFDFGHMVMVKDLIAEGLIEQPVMIQLCMGIPYGAPDDPATLMALVAQLPPGAVFSAFSIGRMQLPYVAMAALAGGNVRVGLEDNLFLSRGVKATNAALVERAVRILEAMNVRILGPAAVREKLKLVKRW, encoded by the coding sequence ATGAACACGGACGTCTTCATCACCTGCGCGGTGACGGGTGCCGGCGACACGGTGGACAAGAGCGAACATGTGCCGGTTACGCCCGCCGAGATCGCGGCTGCCGCGATCGAGGCGGCGAAGGCGGGTGCGGCGATCGCCCATATCCATGTGCGCGATCCTGCCACCGGCAAGGGCTCGCGCGATCCGAGGCTCTATGCCGAGGTGGTCGAGCGGGTACGATCCTCCGGCGTCGACGTGGTGCTGAACCTCACCGCCGGTATGGGCGGCGATCTGGTGCTGGGCGGGACGGAGAGGCCGCTGCCGCTCGATGCGACCGGCACGGACATGGCCGGCGCGACGGAGCGTCTCGTTCACGTCGAGCACCTCTTGCCGGAGATCTGCACGCTCGACTGCGGTTCGATGAACTTCGCCGCCGGTGGCGACTACGTGATGACAAACACGCCCGACATGCTCAGGGCCATGGCGCGCCGCATCCGGGCGGCAGGCGTCCGTCCGGAGCTCGAGGTGTTCGACTTCGGCCACATGGTGATGGTGAAGGATCTGATTGCCGAGGGGCTGATCGAGCAGCCCGTCATGATCCAGCTCTGCATGGGCATTCCCTACGGCGCGCCCGACGATCCGGCGACGCTGATGGCGCTGGTGGCGCAGCTCCCCCCGGGCGCGGTCTTCTCCGCCTTTTCCATCGGTCGGATGCAGCTTCCCTACGTGGCGATGGCTGCGCTCGCCGGCGGCAATGTCCGGGTCGGACTGGAAGACAATCTCTTCCTGTCGCGCGGCGTCAAGGCAACCAACGCCGCGCTGGTCGAGCGGGCGGTTAGGATCCTCGAAGCCATGAATGTCCGCATCCTCGGCCCCGCCGCCGTGCGCGAGAAGCTGAAGCTGGTGAAGCGGTGGTGA
- a CDS encoding ABC transporter permease subunit: MNRGRSTFLTVWLILGYTFLYAPIILMMIYSFNASRLATVWGGFSTRWYGELLHNQMVIDAAVLSLKIAAVSASVATVLGTLGGIALARFGRFRGRLLFSGMITAPLVMPDVITGLSLLLLFVAMEEAIGWPEGRGMVTIMIAHITFCMAYVAVIIQSRLTQIDEALEEAAMDLGSRPFRVMLDITLPLLAPAMISGWLLAFTLSLDDLVIATFTSGPGATTLPMVIFSKVKLGITPDINALATVIIIVVTVVVVTGTVILNRISYRRLVESQRALAET, translated from the coding sequence ATGAACCGGGGCCGCTCCACCTTCCTGACCGTCTGGCTGATCCTCGGCTACACCTTCCTCTACGCGCCAATCATCCTGATGATGATCTACTCGTTCAACGCCTCGCGGCTCGCCACGGTCTGGGGCGGCTTCTCGACCCGATGGTACGGTGAGCTGCTGCACAACCAGATGGTCATCGACGCGGCGGTGCTCAGCCTCAAGATCGCTGCCGTCTCCGCCAGCGTCGCCACCGTGCTCGGCACGCTCGGCGGCATCGCGCTGGCGCGTTTCGGGCGTTTCCGCGGGCGCCTGTTGTTCTCCGGCATGATCACGGCGCCGCTGGTGATGCCCGACGTGATCACCGGCCTCTCGCTGCTCCTGCTGTTCGTCGCCATGGAGGAAGCGATCGGCTGGCCGGAGGGACGGGGTATGGTGACGATCATGATCGCCCACATCACCTTCTGCATGGCTTATGTGGCCGTGATCATCCAGTCGCGTCTGACGCAGATCGACGAGGCGCTGGAGGAGGCGGCGATGGATCTCGGATCCCGCCCGTTCCGGGTGATGCTCGACATCACGCTGCCGCTGCTGGCCCCGGCGATGATCTCCGGCTGGCTGCTGGCCTTCACGCTGTCGCTCGATGATCTCGTCATTGCGACCTTCACCTCCGGACCCGGCGCGACGACGCTGCCGATGGTGATCTTCTCCAAGGTGAAGCTCGGCATCACGCCGGACATCAATGCGCTGGCGACGGTCATCATCATCGTGGTCACGGTGGTCGTGGTGACGGGAACGGTGATCCTGAACCGGATCTCCTACCGGCGGCTCGTCGAGAGCCAGCGGGCGCTCGCCGAGACCTGA
- a CDS encoding ABC transporter permease subunit — protein MATDTCREDRGRWRQGIATHLLQALGDAWRTLVVGVPYVWLLLFFLVPFLIILKISFAVSIIARPPYTPLWDWGPDGTLTISLNVINYAFLLEDPLYILGYLNSLKIAAISTVLCLLVGYPIAYGIARSPHGTRNLLLLLVILPFWTSFLLRIYAWMGILNKQGVLNNMLIALGVVDQPITFMNTDFAVYVGIVYSYLPFMILPIYVNLERMDISLVEAAMDLGSRPSRVFIDVTLPLSVPGIVAGSLLVFIPATGEYVIPALLGSPSNPMIGRVLFDEFYTNRDWPLASAVAVMLLIVLVVPILLFQRYQLRQGEDGR, from the coding sequence ATGGCGACCGATACATGCCGCGAGGACCGCGGGCGCTGGCGGCAGGGGATTGCAACGCACCTGCTGCAGGCGCTCGGCGATGCCTGGCGCACGCTGGTGGTGGGCGTCCCCTATGTCTGGCTGCTGCTGTTCTTCCTGGTGCCGTTCCTGATCATCCTGAAGATCAGCTTCGCGGTCTCGATCATTGCCCGGCCGCCCTACACGCCACTCTGGGACTGGGGGCCGGACGGAACGCTGACGATCAGCCTGAACGTCATCAACTACGCCTTCCTTCTCGAGGATCCGCTCTACATCCTCGGCTATCTAAACTCGCTGAAGATCGCGGCGATCTCGACGGTTCTGTGCCTCCTCGTCGGCTATCCGATCGCCTACGGCATCGCCCGCTCGCCGCACGGCACGCGCAACCTGCTGCTGCTGCTCGTCATCTTGCCGTTCTGGACGTCGTTCCTGCTCAGGATCTACGCCTGGATGGGCATCCTCAACAAGCAGGGCGTGCTCAACAACATGCTGATCGCGCTCGGCGTCGTCGACCAGCCGATCACCTTCATGAACACCGACTTCGCGGTCTATGTCGGCATCGTCTACTCGTACCTGCCGTTCATGATCCTGCCGATCTACGTCAACCTCGAGCGCATGGACATCAGTCTCGTCGAGGCGGCGATGGATCTCGGTTCCCGGCCCTCGCGGGTGTTCATCGACGTGACGCTGCCGCTGTCGGTTCCCGGCATCGTCGCCGGCTCGCTGCTGGTCTTCATTCCCGCCACCGGCGAATACGTGATCCCGGCCCTGCTCGGCAGTCCGTCGAACCCGATGATCGGCCGGGTCCTGTTCGACGAGTTCTACACCAATCGCGACTGGCCGCTGGCCTCCGCTGTCGCCGTCATGCTGCTGATCGTGCTGGTCGTGCCGATCCTCCTGTTCCAGCGCTACCAGCTCAGGCAGGGCGAGGACGGACGATGA
- a CDS encoding ABC transporter ATP-binding protein, which yields MTTESVFPDYRERPWLDPKARAFVEVDSVTRKFGDFIAVNDVSLKIFRGELFCLLGGSGCGKTTLLRMLAGFETPSSGRVLIDGQDMTSTPPYDRPVNMMFQSYALFPHMSVEQNVGYGLKHERMSRAEIADRVREMLELVKLEGYAKRKPHQLSGGQRQRVALARALAKKPKLLLLDEPLAALDKKLREKTQFELMNIQYQVGVTFIVVTHDQEEAMTLSTRIAVMDRGAILQVGTPTDIYEYPNCRFTANFIGSINLFDGVVVEVGAGRVVVRSEDLSAPLAVEHTAPVQLGAPVSVVVRPEKVAIGREAPADTAVNAVEGQVLDLGYFGDRSLYRVRLASGRIVLVSHQNVRRARDDERVVDWDDRVWLSWPARAALILTE from the coding sequence ATGACCACAGAGTCCGTCTTCCCCGACTATCGCGAAAGGCCATGGCTCGACCCCAAGGCGCGTGCCTTCGTCGAGGTCGACTCGGTGACCCGCAAGTTCGGCGACTTCATCGCGGTGAACGACGTGTCGCTGAAGATCTTCCGGGGAGAGCTGTTCTGCCTGCTCGGCGGTTCGGGCTGCGGCAAGACCACGCTGTTGCGGATGCTGGCCGGCTTCGAGACACCGAGCTCCGGCCGGGTGCTGATCGACGGGCAGGACATGACCAGCACGCCGCCCTACGACCGGCCCGTCAACATGATGTTCCAGTCCTACGCGCTGTTCCCGCACATGAGCGTCGAGCAGAATGTCGGCTACGGGCTGAAGCACGAGCGGATGAGCCGGGCGGAGATCGCCGACCGGGTACGCGAGATGCTCGAACTGGTGAAGCTCGAAGGCTATGCCAAGCGAAAGCCTCACCAGCTCTCCGGCGGCCAGCGACAGCGCGTCGCGCTCGCCCGGGCGCTCGCCAAGAAGCCGAAGCTGCTCTTGCTCGACGAGCCGCTGGCCGCGCTGGACAAGAAGCTGCGCGAGAAGACGCAGTTCGAGCTCATGAACATCCAGTACCAGGTCGGTGTGACCTTCATCGTGGTCACCCATGACCAGGAAGAGGCGATGACGCTGTCCACCCGCATCGCCGTCATGGACCGCGGCGCGATCCTGCAGGTCGGCACACCGACCGACATCTACGAGTATCCGAACTGCCGCTTCACCGCCAACTTCATCGGCTCGATCAATCTGTTCGACGGTGTCGTCGTCGAGGTCGGGGCGGGGCGGGTGGTGGTGCGCTCGGAGGATCTGTCAGCGCCACTCGCCGTCGAGCACACCGCCCCCGTGCAGCTCGGCGCGCCGGTCTCGGTCGTGGTCAGGCCGGAGAAGGTGGCGATCGGCCGCGAAGCGCCTGCCGACACCGCCGTCAATGCGGTCGAGGGACAGGTGCTCGATCTCGGCTATTTCGGCGACCGTTCGCTCTACCGGGTCAGGCTTGCCTCCGGACGAATCGTGCTGGTCAGCCATCAGAACGTGCGTCGGGCCCGCGACGACGAGCGGGTCGTCGACTGGGACGACAGGGTCTGGCTGTCCTGGCCGGCGCGCGCGGCGCTGATCCTGACGGAATAG